A genome region from Gammaproteobacteria bacterium includes the following:
- a CDS encoding methylcrotonoyl-CoA carboxylase — protein MSIIRSKLRTSGEEFRANAAGMKTQVDELREAMQRVVQGESEAARAKHVARGKLLVRERIDALLDAGSPFLELSPLAAWGMYGGEISSAGAVAGIGRIRGRECVIVANDATVKGGTYYPMTVKKHLRAQEIARENNLPCVYLVDSGGAFLPMQDEVFPDKEHFGRIFFNQANLSAQGIPQIACVMGSCTAGGAYVPAMSDETVIVRNQGTIFLGGPPLVKAATGEVVSAEDLGGADVHTRLSGVADHLAENDHHALSLVRRLVSNLNRCKQPGVDLQAPEAPLYDPEEIYGVIPADARKPYDVREVIARLVDGSRLDEFKARYGATLVTGFAHIHGYPVGIVANNGILFAESAQKGAHFIELCAQRGIPLLFLQNISGFMVGRKYENGGIAKDGAKMVTAVATAQVPKFTVLVGGSFGAGNYGMCGRAYSPRFLWSWPNSRISVMGGEQAASVLATVRRDALEARGKSWSAEDETAFRDPIRHQFEHQSDPYYATARLWDDGIIDPAQTRRTLALGLSAALNAPIPQTRFGVFRM, from the coding sequence GTGAGCATCATCCGATCGAAATTGCGGACCTCCGGCGAGGAATTCCGCGCCAATGCTGCGGGCATGAAGACGCAGGTGGACGAACTGCGCGAGGCCATGCAGCGCGTGGTGCAGGGCGAGTCCGAAGCCGCGCGCGCCAAGCATGTGGCGCGCGGCAAGCTGCTGGTGCGCGAGCGTATCGATGCGTTGCTGGATGCCGGTTCGCCGTTCCTGGAACTGTCGCCGCTGGCGGCCTGGGGCATGTACGGCGGCGAGATTTCCAGTGCCGGCGCGGTGGCCGGCATCGGCCGCATCCGCGGTCGGGAATGCGTGATCGTGGCCAACGACGCGACCGTCAAGGGCGGTACCTACTACCCGATGACCGTCAAGAAGCATCTGCGGGCCCAGGAAATCGCGCGCGAGAACAATCTGCCCTGCGTTTATTTGGTCGATTCCGGTGGCGCCTTCCTGCCGATGCAGGACGAGGTGTTTCCGGACAAGGAGCACTTCGGTCGTATCTTCTTCAACCAGGCCAATCTGTCGGCGCAGGGCATACCGCAGATCGCCTGCGTGATGGGCTCGTGCACCGCCGGCGGTGCCTATGTGCCGGCGATGTCGGATGAAACCGTGATCGTGCGCAATCAGGGCACGATCTTTCTCGGCGGCCCGCCGCTGGTGAAGGCGGCTACCGGCGAGGTGGTGAGCGCCGAGGATCTCGGCGGCGCCGATGTGCACACGCGCCTGTCCGGCGTGGCCGACCATCTGGCCGAAAACGATCACCATGCGCTGTCACTGGTGCGTCGCCTCGTGTCCAACCTCAATCGCTGCAAGCAGCCGGGCGTGGATCTGCAGGCGCCGGAAGCGCCGCTTTACGATCCGGAAGAAATCTACGGTGTGATTCCGGCGGATGCGCGCAAGCCCTACGACGTGCGTGAAGTCATCGCGCGCCTGGTCGACGGTTCGCGGCTGGACGAGTTCAAGGCGCGCTATGGCGCCACCCTAGTGACCGGTTTCGCGCACATTCACGGTTATCCGGTGGGCATCGTCGCCAACAACGGCATTCTGTTCGCCGAGTCCGCGCAAAAGGGCGCGCACTTCATCGAACTATGCGCGCAGCGCGGCATTCCGCTGCTGTTCCTGCAGAACATTTCCGGATTCATGGTGGGGCGCAAGTACGAGAACGGCGGCATCGCCAAGGACGGCGCCAAGATGGTCACGGCTGTGGCCACCGCACAGGTGCCGAAGTTCACGGTGCTGGTCGGGGGCTCCTTCGGGGCCGGCAACTACGGCATGTGTGGCCGCGCCTACTCGCCGCGTTTCCTGTGGAGCTGGCCGAATTCGCGAATCTCGGTGATGGGCGGCGAGCAGGCCGCGAGTGTGCTCGCCACCGTGCGCCGCGACGCGCTGGAAGCCAGGGGCAAGTCCTGGAGCGCCGAGGACGAGACCGCATTTCGCGATCCGATCCGCCACCAGTTCGAACATCAGAGTGATCCGTACTACGCCACGGCGCGGCTTTGGGACGACGGCATCATCGACCCCGCGCAGACGCGACGTACGCTGGCGCTGGGTCTGTCGGCCGCGCTCAATGCGCCGATTCCGCAAACGCGCTTCGGCGTGTTCCGGATGTGA
- a CDS encoding acetyl/propionyl/methylcrotonyl-CoA carboxylase subunit alpha: MFGKILIANRGEIACRIIRTCRRLGIRSVAVYSQADADARHVRLADEAYCVGPAASKDSYLQVRNILDAARRSGAEAIHPGYGFLSENEGFARACAEAGVVFIGPPVAAIQAMGSKSAAKALMHAAGVPLVPGYHGDEQDPALLQAKADEIGYPVLIKASAGGGGKGMRVVEGSGEFAAALVSCQREARTSFGDEQVLIEKYLQQPRHIEIQVFGDSQGSVISLHERDCSAQRRHQKVVEEAPAPGIDGEQRAAMAKAACDAARAVRYVGAGTVEFIADTSGRFYFMEMNTRLQVEHPVTEMITGLDLVEWQLRIAAGEALPLSQEQVPLHGHSIEVRLYAEEPEKGFLPSIGRLALFSTPAESAHVRIDSGVDQGDEVSPHYDPMLAKLIVWDETRDRAINRMLGALAEFEVAGVGNNARFLARLIDHVDFRDGRVDTGLIERAREVLLAPAALPPREAFEAAELHHLLDEARARADDAAGSLDPWSPWAQADGWRLNGLLRRKIEWMHDDAHRVLEVEYAPEGYRIDGETAQARVDASGRLQATVGDRHFNARVVALGEILQVFVGGISYRLTRLDPLAHAGEEQDAQGGLLAPMPGKILELPAEVGVLVDKGTPLVVMEAMKMEHTLSAPARGTVTGFLCAVGEQVADGAELVEFEPAE, encoded by the coding sequence ATGTTCGGAAAAATACTGATCGCCAATCGTGGCGAAATCGCCTGCCGCATCATCAGGACCTGTCGGCGTCTCGGCATTCGCAGCGTCGCCGTGTATTCGCAGGCCGATGCCGACGCGCGCCATGTGCGGCTGGCGGACGAAGCCTATTGCGTGGGGCCGGCCGCTTCCAAGGACAGCTACCTGCAGGTGCGGAACATCCTCGACGCGGCACGTCGCAGCGGCGCCGAGGCGATCCATCCGGGCTACGGCTTCCTGTCCGAGAACGAGGGTTTCGCGCGGGCCTGTGCCGAGGCCGGCGTCGTCTTCATCGGCCCGCCGGTGGCGGCGATTCAGGCCATGGGCTCCAAGTCCGCGGCCAAGGCGCTGATGCACGCCGCCGGTGTGCCGCTGGTGCCCGGCTATCACGGCGACGAACAGGACCCGGCGCTGCTGCAGGCCAAGGCCGATGAGATCGGCTATCCAGTGCTGATCAAGGCCTCGGCCGGTGGCGGCGGCAAGGGCATGCGCGTGGTCGAGGGCAGCGGCGAGTTCGCGGCGGCGCTGGTGTCCTGCCAGCGCGAGGCGCGCACCAGTTTCGGCGATGAGCAGGTGCTGATCGAGAAGTATCTGCAGCAGCCGCGGCACATCGAAATTCAGGTGTTTGGCGACAGCCAGGGCTCGGTGATCAGCCTGCACGAACGCGATTGCTCGGCGCAGCGACGCCACCAGAAGGTGGTCGAGGAAGCGCCGGCGCCCGGCATCGATGGCGAGCAGCGTGCCGCCATGGCCAAGGCCGCCTGTGACGCTGCGCGCGCCGTCCGCTACGTCGGTGCCGGCACCGTCGAGTTCATCGCGGATACGAGTGGCCGGTTCTATTTCATGGAGATGAACACGCGTCTGCAGGTGGAGCACCCGGTCACGGAGATGATCACCGGACTTGATCTGGTCGAATGGCAGCTGCGGATCGCCGCCGGCGAAGCGCTGCCGCTGAGCCAGGAGCAGGTGCCTCTGCATGGACATTCGATCGAAGTGCGGCTCTACGCCGAGGAGCCGGAAAAGGGTTTTCTGCCGTCGATCGGTCGCTTGGCGCTGTTCAGCACGCCGGCCGAATCGGCGCATGTGAGGATCGACAGCGGCGTTGACCAGGGCGACGAAGTCAGCCCGCACTACGATCCGATGCTGGCCAAGCTCATCGTCTGGGACGAAACCCGTGATCGCGCCATCAACCGCATGTTGGGTGCGCTCGCCGAATTCGAGGTGGCGGGCGTGGGCAACAACGCCCGTTTCCTGGCGCGCCTGATCGACCATGTCGACTTCCGTGACGGGCGTGTCGATACCGGACTGATCGAACGCGCGCGCGAGGTTCTGCTTGCGCCCGCCGCACTGCCGCCGCGCGAGGCCTTCGAAGCGGCCGAGCTGCATCATCTTTTGGATGAAGCGCGCGCGCGCGCCGACGATGCGGCCGGTTCGCTCGATCCCTGGTCACCGTGGGCGCAGGCGGATGGTTGGCGCCTCAATGGCTTGTTGCGGCGCAAGATCGAATGGATGCATGACGACGCGCACCGCGTGCTCGAAGTGGAGTACGCCCCGGAGGGCTACCGGATCGATGGCGAGACCGCGCAGGCGCGCGTCGATGCGAGCGGCCGTTTGCAGGCCACCGTCGGCGACCGGCATTTCAATGCGCGCGTCGTTGCGCTCGGCGAGATTCTGCAGGTCTTCGTTGGCGGGATCTCGTACCGGCTGACGCGCCTCGATCCGCTGGCGCATGCTGGTGAGGAGCAGGATGCGCAGGGCGGTTTGCTGGCGCCGATGCCGGGAAAGATACTGGAGCTGCCGGCCGAGGTCGGTGTGCTGGTCGACAAGGGAACACCGTTGGTGGTGATGGAGGCGATGAAGATGGAACACACGCTTTCGGCGCCGGCACGCGGCACGGTCACGGGCTTTCTCTGCGCCGTTGGCGAACAGGTTGCCGATGGCGCCGAACTGGTCGAGTTCGAGCCGGCCGAATGA